The Balneolaceae bacterium genome segment CGGAAGTAATCGGCCAGCAGGGAGTAAACAGCCGGACTGAGGGCCGACTGGCTCACGCCAACCAGCAGGCGGGCCACCACCAGGAAGGCAAGCGAGGTGGCGAAGCCGCTGACCGCCGTCATCAGGCTCCAGGTCACCAGTCCTGCGATGATAATGCGCTTGCGGGAACCGCGGTCAGCCAGCCAGCCCATGGGAATACCGCAGGCGGCGTAGATCAGCGAAAAGGCCGTGCCGTAGAGCGCGCCCACCTGCAGGTTGCTGAGGCTGAGTTCCTGCTGGATCTGCGTGGCCAGGACGGCAATGATCTGCCGGTCCACAAAGCTGCTGATGTAGATAAGCGTCAGCAGTCCCAGCACGCCCCAGGCGTAGGGGCTGCCGACCAGCTTGCGGGGTTGGTTGTCGGTATCGCTCATGCTGGAATTGGGTTTGCTGACGTCGGAAAAGGTAGGCAATTGCGCCGTGGAATTCAGCGTTCCGGCATAGGCGGGACCTGCCGGCCGCCGCATTGTGAATGTCCCCGCACTTTGCCATTTTACGTGGGCCAATTTTGACCGGAATCCCCCCGACATGGCTCCCAAGACCAAGGAGAAAAACAAGCTTCCCAAGCTGCCCGAGAAGAGCGAAAAGGAGAAAAAGCGCGCGCTGGAAATCCTGGACGCCCTTTACGAGCACTATCCCCAACCAAACTGCGCGCTGGATCACCGCAACGCTTTTGAACTTCTTATCGCCACCATCCTGAGCGCCCAGTGCACCGATGTGCGGGTTAACAAGGTGACCCCCGAACTGTTCGAGACCTACGGCACCGCCGAGGAGATGGCCCAGGCTCCGGAGGAGGAGCTGCAGGAGCTGGTGCGATCCACGGGATTCTACCGGAACAAGGCCAAGGCGCTCAAGCAGTCTTCCCAGGCCATCGTGGAGAAGCACGGCGGCAAGGTGCCCGACACTATGGAAGACCTGCTGGAGCTCTACGGGGTGGCGCGCAAGACGGCCAACGTGGTGTTGGGCAACGCCTTCGATACCAATGTGGGGGTGGTGGTGGACACCCACGTGCGGCGCCTGTCCAACCGCTTCGGACTGACCGAACACGAGAAGAACACCGACAAGATCGAGCGCGACCTGATGGCTCTCTTCCCCCGGGAACACTGGACCAACCTCTCCCATCTTATGATCCACCACGGGCGCAACGCATGCAAGGCCCGCATCTCCGAGCCGCCGGACCATCCCGTCTGCAAAACGTACGGCGTGCACTGCGAATGCCGGGAAATGCGGGAGGAAGGCTAGCGGCATGGCGGCAAACAACGAGCTCTTCAACTCCAAGGACAAGCCCATTCCCGGGGTGCGGCGGGAAATCTCCCTGGTGCCCGTCAGCCAGAACGGGGACTCTTACCTCTACGTGCACGACATGATGGGCTACGTGCCCGACGACCTGGCCCTCAACGCCCAGGTGCAGACTCTGCTGTCTCTGTTCGACGGTCGCAAAAGCGTAGAGGATCTCAAACCCTTTCTCGGCGAGGACGTGACCACGGATCATCTGCTGGAGTTCGTACAGTTTCTGGACGAAAAACGCCTGCTGAACTCCGCCTACCTTGACGACTACCGCGAAAAGGTGGAATCGGACTACGAATCCTCCCGCACCCACGCATCGGTGACCGCCGGCGGGAGCTACCCGGCCGACCCGGAGGAGCTGCACGCGCTGCTGGATGAGGCCTTCCAGAAGCGAAACGATCAGCCGGTAGATGGCAAGCCCAAGCAGGGAAAGGATGCCTCAACCCGGGACGAAAATCCCGTCCGAGCCCTCTACGCCCCGCATATCGACCCGCGGGTCTCCCTCGACGTCTACGCCGGGGCCTTTTCCCGCATCGCGGAGCAGCGGCCGGAGCGCGTGGTCATGCTGGCTACCTCCCACTACGCCGGCCTCTACCCCGAGCGGTACAAAAATCGTCCCTACATCCTGGTTGACAAGGACTTCGAGATGCCCAACGGCCTTGTGCCGGCCGACCGCGAGTCCCTGGAACGGCTGGCCGAGGCCGACAAGAACCTGGGCGTGACCGCCAGCGATCGCGCTCACCGCATGGAGCACAGCATCGAGCTGCACCTGGTATTCCTGAATCACCTGTGGGACCACGATTTTCAAA includes the following:
- the nth gene encoding endonuclease III — protein: MAPKTKEKNKLPKLPEKSEKEKKRALEILDALYEHYPQPNCALDHRNAFELLIATILSAQCTDVRVNKVTPELFETYGTAEEMAQAPEEELQELVRSTGFYRNKAKALKQSSQAIVEKHGGKVPDTMEDLLELYGVARKTANVVLGNAFDTNVGVVVDTHVRRLSNRFGLTEHEKNTDKIERDLMALFPREHWTNLSHLMIHHGRNACKARISEPPDHPVCKTYGVHCECREMREEG
- the amrB gene encoding AmmeMemoRadiSam system protein B; the encoded protein is MAANNELFNSKDKPIPGVRREISLVPVSQNGDSYLYVHDMMGYVPDDLALNAQVQTLLSLFDGRKSVEDLKPFLGEDVTTDHLLEFVQFLDEKRLLNSAYLDDYREKVESDYESSRTHASVTAGGSYPADPEELHALLDEAFQKRNDQPVDGKPKQGKDASTRDENPVRALYAPHIDPRVSLDVYAGAFSRIAEQRPERVVMLATSHYAGLYPERYKNRPYILVDKDFEMPNGLVPADRESLERLAEADKNLGVTASDRAHRMEHSIELHLVFLNHLWDHDFQIVPILVNGFDELYYKDDGFLGESVAGFSDVLRETFAGDGNTLFLVSGDLAHVGRKFGDDRAADTMFDEIREFDARFLDHAVENRRGELLAHMKEEYDPYRICGFPPLYTLMHTLPDLKGELINYEIWDEQERESAVSFGSIAYR